In Sphaeramia orbicularis chromosome 9, fSphaOr1.1, whole genome shotgun sequence, the sequence GTCGTCCAATAGGAGAACTCAAATGGTCCATTGTTTATCTCCGTACCAGTCCAGTCCaatgacagaatgaatgaactggtaaagttagcaccactaaaggaagtagcctatccaagctaacaccaacctttagCCCTAAATGTGCATTTTCacagtaataaagtcagtcctttcagtggccACGCCTACTACTCAaatgtagaacacacacaacagtacacacagtagaacacacacaacagtacacacagtagaacacacacaacagtacacacagtagggaCACAACAGGTGGGTGGGGCTTATGTTAGATTTAGCGTCAATAACACACTCACTGCTGTTTGGAGCACTTAGTTCATTAGGATCTATTCAGGCTGACATGAACCATGTGACCACCGGAGCAGACACATCACAGTGTGTCATAACTCTGGTTCCATGGCTCTGGTGTGGACCACAGCAGCTGCAGTTCATCCAACAGACACCAGAGGTCAGAGCAAAGGCACGGTTCTGCATCTGCAGGTTTAAAGGGTGGAAACAGGAGGACggtcctggacctggttctggGTTTATTTCAGTCTGTTCTACAGTGTCAGCTCAGAGCAGGTGTGTTCTGatccgctcctcctcctcctcctcctcctcctcctcctgctcctcctcctccacagtgtttcctcctcagtctgtgaatctgaaaaagacaaacagaaaaaatagacTTTAACTGAGAATGAGttcatacctgtgtgtgtgtgtgtgtgtgtacctgtaggTTAGTGTAATGTGTGTTTATACCTGTAGGTtggtgtagtgtgtgtgtgtcctacagTGTGTGTGTCGGGCCGTTGTTTCTCGGTGGTAGAACTTGTTGCACAGTCGACACATGAACCCAGACACTGGAACCACAAACCCAGCTCCTGctcaaacaaacacagacattaaATGAACCTGAAGGAACCATTCAAACATGTTCATGTTCTGTGGACAAAGGCTTTGAAGACACTTTACTGTTTTTAAAACACACCAGTTTTCCTTTGTCTAACTGGAAGTGAACGCATCGTCAGCTCTATCAAATATTTAAATACAGTTGAATTCAACTCATTAATCGTCTGTTCACAGCAGTTTGACGTCGTACGCTTCGTTTCTTTGACTTGGTCTGATCTGGTTTCATCTTGTGTCTCGTTCACGTCCTTTTACATCGTTATCATTGTGTTTTGTCGTTCGTTtgagtcaaggttctaatagttttggattttttattacagtttagttttagttagttttgacttttttttctcattcagttcattttaattagtttttagagcaggtttgatagtttttattagttttcatttttttctaaatgcttagttgtagttcagttgtagttcagttgtagttcagttgtagttcagtggtctcttttctcttcttctctgtgctcctattcaaatcaatcccagacaggactctgctgctttcgtctccatgtttccaggtagagtggggaccagaagacgactggaaaccacaagtgaacacaagtgacggagcaaaaagtgtcgtatggtgccgctagctaaaattgctagagcaaaataaattgctttcttatcaatccgacattgacaaagactataactaagggaattttatccataattttcatccattttagttagttttataaacacacaatacagtttcagttagttatcgttttttcttttaattatagtttttatttatttcagttaatggaaatgcgttttcaattctagttttcatcatttcattagttttcgttaatgataataaccttggtttgagtTTAATATTAACGAACATTAAGTCATGTCTTTGATTAATGGGTATTTAATTCAAATATTTATGAAACTGATTCACTGAAGGCTGTTGTATTCATGTTCGATTTGGAAAATCTGTTTTAGATTTGAGACGAACAAAGGATCTGACAGGTGATGGACATGATGGTATCCATGGATCCAACAGGAAAGGGGCATGGCCAGCAGCTGCTCGTTTGTATTAAAGTGACAGACACTGAATCATCCAGTTCATCTCTTTAACCCTGGTTCCACTCTGACATTCTTCTATTAGTCCTCATGATGTGGGCGTGGTTGACCAACAGCAGAACGTTGTCAgtgctgttgccatggtaactacgtTCTACGTACCATATGTGGTGTTGGGGTCATAGTCCTCTGTCTGCGTTTCTTCAGCATCAGCGATCTGAAACACAAACGCAGTTTCAACACCGACATGATGGTCCACAGAACCAGCGCCGTCCAGTTCCATGTCCCGTCTGTGTGTTTAGACGGTACTTTTATCTTTGTATTTTCAGTCAAATCAGCTGATGTTAGTTTTCTACTGAAGTTTCACACAGTCCTAAACTCAGACTAATTAAACTGAGTCTGTTCAACGtctgatgaataataataaaaaaaataaaaaaaaacaccaatgaaGCCAAAGGATTTACAGAACTGAACCTGACAGGAAGTCAAAGGTCAAAGATGAAGATGTCATCGTAGTAAAACTGAGCATAAATTCAACCCTCGTCCTTTTTCCTTAAATGTTAACGTCCACTTATTTGCACACACTCCATTCATTCTATTTTCTTCACGCATGAGCGTCTTCAGCGTTGATGATGTCACAGTTTTACCTTTGACCTTTCCGGTTCGGCTGCTTCTTCATCTTCTCCATTCTCTTCATCTTCGTcgacctccacctcctccactttGTCCTCTTCGCCCTCGAAGCAGCCAACAGCGTCCACGGTGATAAGCTCCTCCTCCTGCGCCTCCTCCAGCAGCACCTGACCGGATGACACACAAACTCAGCATCCCATAATCCCCTTCTGCCTCTTCTTCGGGTGGCGGCGGCGTCGAACCCACCTGCTGCTTGTGTTCAGGTGACTTCATGTGTTCCACAAACTTGCGCGGCGTCCTGAAGTGGCGTTTACAGACGGGACAGAACGGACGGGAAACCTGTTTACACACCTGGAACCACAGAGACCAATCAGGTTTTGGACCGGGGGCGTGTCCCTGAACACGGAGCTCCGCCTCTCACCTTGTGCTGCTTCGTGCGTCGATGCAGGATGACGTCGCCGCTGAAGTGCGTCTGACAGGCGTCACACCAGCGCTGCGGGTCGGGCCGACGCCCCCTGGAGGTCAGAGGAGGAAGAACTAAAACCACTGTGAACTCAAACTAAACCCCGCCCCCTCCCGGTCACGTGACCCGTGAGTCATACCTGTCCTGGGTCTGAGTGTCGAGGCTGACGGACCGTGTGATCTGCTCCAGCCTCCTCAGGTGATCCGCTCCAGACATGTGGTCCCGAAACACCTGCACCAAACACCACCACAGAAACGTCAGCGTCGCATCATCAGAGGAGCCTCGTCTCCATGGTAACAGCAGGTAAACAGGCATCACCTGCAGGGAGCGACAGGTGATCCGACAGACGTGACAGTGAAGGCCGGCGCTCGGACGCTCCGTCGACCTGAACTCTCTGCTCTCACTGCTTCGCTGGATGGTGACCTTCAGCGACCCCACGGTCTGCAGCTGgagcaggggtcagaggtcacagggtcagaggtcacagggtcTGGATtcacagggtcaggggtcacagagTCAGGGTCAGATGTCACAGAGTCAGATGTCACAGGGTCAGATGTCACAGAGTCAGATGTCACAGAGTCAGATGtcacagggtcaggggtcacagggacagggtcagggtcagatgtcacagggtcagaggtcagggtcacaggtcagaggtcaccatcGTTACACAGATTCATTCAACAGACTGTGCGTTTCCTCACCTCGGCGGCCCGGCTGTCCTCGCCaccctcctcctccgcctcctgcTGGTCTGAACCGTTGCCATGGCGACCACTCTCAGACTCACCCTCGTCCCCTGACAGACCACATGACCCCGGGACTCTCCGTCTATTAGTCAACGCCTCATCGGTCCTGTCAGAAACAAACCAATGAGCCTTCAATTGAATGCAGATGAGGGGGCGTGTCCTGTCCTGTGGGTGGTGCCATCAGAACCACTGACCCGTCCAGTCTCCGCCTCTTCACCTTCGACCCCTCTGGACCTCTGTCCGAACCCCCCGGCTCCGGACCGCCCTCTGTCCTCTgacgttcttcttcttcttcattggtGGTGGAGCTGCAGTGTGGCTGACTGTCGACACTTCCTGTCCCTGGCCCCGCCCACTTCCTCCCTGCCACctgaataaaacaaacagaaccgtgaacagacgacacagactAGCGGTGGTGGGATTAAAgccacgggggggtgggggtcggtACCTGTGGTGTGGGAGGCGTCTTCCTCTGAACGGGGAATCGAACCGCGGTCACGCCAAAAGACCTGCACACGCCACAGTCACGTGACCCGCCTTTAATTTAACCTTATTTATTAAACCTTATTAATTAAACCTTATGGACTGTGTCCTACCTGTCCGTCCTCCGCTGTTTGACCATCCTGGTGGACAAAAGACAAACagttaaacatttttgaaaaacagagaaatgtgACCAAACAGATAaagatgagattaaaaaaaacggTGAAAATCTAAAAGTCCAACATTAAAAGTCATTTTCTCATTATAAAGCAGTAAAAGTATCTTTCAGATAAATCCCAGTATTTCCACATCAGACAAACTGGTCCAGTGTTTAGAACAGGGTCTGGTCCAGTGGTGACCCGGGTCCATGTGTGGTGTTCAGTGGGTTCTACCTTAGTTCATATAGAACCCATACCAGTGTATGTTCCGTATGTCAGTAGGTGTCCAAGTACTTCAACATAGTAAGGATGACGACCGCATCAAATAAGAGTTTTGACCATAAATATTATAAATGTGCTCAGTGACACGGTTTCATCCAAATGTCACTGATTTGGACCAGGTTTAGGCTAAAGTGCAGAACATGTGAATCCCACAGAACATGCACTTAAACGTTCCTCTGATGAGTTCAATAACATATGAAACTATACGGAGGTCAACGTTTAGGAAAATCTATCGGAAACTTTTGGACGGTTTCGATTCTTCTATTATCCCAtaactgggtgttataaagatggacaagtatgtgtatgtataggtgtgtatgggTATCTATATCTATCGATCGATAGATGtaggtatatatgtatgtgtgtgtatagatctgtgtattagggatgtaacgatatgaaaatttcatatcacggttattgtgaccaaaattatcacagttttcattattatcgtggtattattgaaattgtgctcaaactgttcagaaagtactaaaacgtacactgaaataatttaaccaagttgtatttaaaaaaaaaacaaacaaataaaataattggcacaatgtcccttctgttgcagaaacattcaaatattaacccttagtggtctgagtctattttgtctgtttttcagtccttgtgattttgcctttatatactatataaacaaatgttcactatacccatgtttgggatctgtttttttttttttttttttcagcacaacttcatctatatcatctgtctattattttttcactttaacctactataaaaacataaaaggacaaaaacacacacacacacacaaaaaaaatccaacttgaaaaatgtatataatttattgcataaataacacacagatgcttaacgaaccttttcaaagactttaaaagtgaatattggttccaaatattaggtatagaaaaattaaaattgt encodes:
- the ciz1b gene encoding cdkn1a interacting zinc finger protein 1b; translation: MTMRSLTPVQLDLVLVSSRSQLWTGSRTESHFLFWPQCLLLTARGRRSGARAHTTGCVFTSGLALTFSVSKRGWSNSGGRTGGSRDCGVCRSFGVTAVRFPVQRKTPPTPQVAGRKWAGPGTGSVDSQPHCSSTTNEEEEERQRTEGGPEPGGSDRGPEGSKVKRRRLDGTDEALTNRRRVPGSCGLSGDEGESESGRHGNGSDQQEAEEEGGEDSRAAELQTVGSLKVTIQRSSESREFRSTERPSAGLHCHVCRITCRSLQVFRDHMSGADHLRRLEQITRSVSLDTQTQDRGRRPDPQRWCDACQTHFSGDVILHRRTKQHKVCKQVSRPFCPVCKRHFRTPRKFVEHMKSPEHKQQVLLEEAQEEELITVDAVGCFEGEEDKVEEVEVDEDEENGEDEEAAEPERSKIADAEETQTEDYDPNTTYGAGFVVPVSGFMCRLCNKFYHRETTARHTHCRTHTHYTNLQIHRLRRKHCGGGGAGGGGGGGGGGADQNTPALS